From one bacterium BMS3Abin11 genomic stretch:
- the cusB gene encoding cation efflux system protein CusB precursor has product MGSMQAMPAPATMQQTGTGVYTGVFELPMNGAWPLSLRINSSSTGNAQLEFDLTTSRAGVRLSSATASKMSRPASSISDVPETGEVSADKYPASISVDARRRQLIGVTTGLAEEKNLTQLIRAAGRVAYNETQFTDITLKFNGWIGKLDADFVGAAVTAGQPLFTIYSPELLSAQQEYLGTLRHRKGENDGLLKAARKRLALWDITQQQIRQLEKRGSAVDYVPILSPVSGTVIEKNIVDGSAVKVGQRLMRIADLSTVWVEGEIYEYEIPLVKVGMDVEVVLPELPGKNLPGKVAYIYPYMEARTRTVKVRVELDNKEGQLKPDMYAHVHLNIDLGKRLVVPEGAVLYAGTSRVVFIDLGNGQLQPRKIKTGWRNADVIEVLEGLKPGDRVVTSGNFLIAAESKLKAGLDQW; this is encoded by the coding sequence ATGGGTTCCATGCAGGCGATGCCAGCACCGGCGACCATGCAACAAACTGGTACAGGTGTATATACCGGTGTGTTCGAACTGCCTATGAACGGTGCCTGGCCGCTATCCCTGAGGATCAACTCCAGCAGTACAGGCAATGCCCAGCTTGAATTCGACCTGACGACAAGTCGGGCCGGTGTTCGACTGAGTTCCGCTACCGCAAGCAAAATGTCGCGCCCGGCTTCCAGTATCAGCGACGTTCCGGAGACCGGAGAAGTCAGTGCAGACAAGTACCCTGCCAGTATCAGCGTGGATGCCCGTCGTCGCCAGTTGATTGGCGTCACAACAGGTCTGGCTGAAGAAAAAAATCTGACGCAACTTATCCGAGCAGCGGGTCGTGTGGCTTATAACGAAACCCAGTTCACTGATATCACTCTCAAGTTCAACGGATGGATCGGAAAGCTGGATGCGGATTTCGTCGGCGCAGCGGTCACTGCCGGCCAGCCATTGTTTACTATTTACAGCCCAGAGCTACTCTCCGCACAGCAGGAATATCTTGGAACCCTGCGTCATCGCAAAGGGGAAAATGACGGCCTGTTAAAGGCGGCACGTAAACGTCTGGCACTTTGGGACATCACCCAGCAGCAGATTCGCCAACTGGAAAAACGAGGATCCGCTGTGGATTATGTCCCCATACTCTCGCCGGTCAGCGGGACCGTGATTGAAAAAAACATTGTTGATGGCAGCGCAGTCAAGGTCGGTCAGAGGCTTATGCGCATTGCAGATCTCTCAACCGTCTGGGTGGAAGGTGAGATCTACGAGTATGAAATACCGCTGGTCAAAGTTGGCATGGATGTGGAAGTTGTTTTGCCCGAGTTGCCAGGAAAAAACCTGCCCGGCAAAGTGGCTTATATCTATCCCTACATGGAGGCAAGAACCCGTACGGTAAAAGTCCGCGTAGAACTGGATAACAAAGAAGGCCAACTGAAGCCCGACATGTATGCCCACGTACATCTGAATATTGATCTGGGCAAACGGCTAGTCGTGCCCGAAGGTGCCGTGCTGTACGCAGGCACCAGTCGCGTTGTATTTATTGATCTGGGTAACGGCCAGTTACAGCCCCGCAAGATCAAAACCGGCTGGCGAAATGCCGATGTTATCGAAGTTCTGGAAGGCCTGAAGCCCGGCGACCGGGTGGTGACATCCGGCAATTTCCTGATCGCGGCAGAAAGCAAGTTGAAAGCGGGACTTGACCAATGGTAA
- the cusA_1 gene encoding cation efflux system protein CusA yields the protein MVNDSTDRNNGPIERLIRYCALNPLLTLLIITAAAFWGYRSLANTPLDAIPDLSDVQVIIYTEWQGRKPGSGGRPDHLSAHNHIAGGTRR from the coding sequence ATGGTAAATGACAGCACGGATCGTAACAATGGCCCGATTGAGCGTCTAATCCGCTACTGTGCGCTGAACCCGTTATTGACCCTGCTGATCATTACTGCCGCCGCCTTCTGGGGTTATCGTTCACTGGCAAACACACCGCTGGACGCGATACCGGACCTGTCAGATGTGCAGGTAATCATCTATACCGAATGGCAGGGTCGTAAGCCCGGATCTGGTGGAAGACCAGATCACCTATCCGCTCACAACCACATTGCTGGCGGCACCAGACGTTGA